A region from the Actinoplanes sp. OR16 genome encodes:
- a CDS encoding RNA polymerase sigma factor — translation MTAIADTDTEKPITAPSFDEIYAAHYADLAVQLYAYFGDRQEAQDVAQEAFCRALARWKHIAGYDDPVAWVRRVAWNLAVSRWRRARTALNFLNRQRPAEPQTAGPGPERVALLAALGTLPPAQRRAIVLRYLADLPVAEIAARERVAEGTVRSWLSRGRAALAAELSLAEDMNGGAL, via the coding sequence GTGACCGCCATAGCCGATACCGATACGGAGAAGCCGATCACCGCGCCTTCGTTCGACGAGATCTATGCCGCGCACTATGCGGACCTCGCCGTGCAGCTGTATGCGTACTTCGGCGACCGGCAGGAGGCGCAGGACGTCGCGCAGGAGGCGTTCTGCCGCGCGCTCGCCCGCTGGAAGCACATCGCCGGGTACGACGACCCGGTCGCGTGGGTCCGCCGCGTCGCCTGGAACCTGGCGGTCAGCCGGTGGCGCCGGGCCCGGACCGCGCTGAACTTCCTGAACCGGCAACGGCCGGCCGAGCCGCAGACCGCCGGCCCGGGACCGGAACGGGTCGCCCTGCTGGCCGCGCTCGGCACGCTGCCGCCCGCCCAGCGCCGGGCGATCGTGCTGCGCTACCTGGCCGACCTGCCGGTGGCCGAGATCGCCGCGCGGGAACGGGTCGCCGAGGGGACGGTGCGGTCCTGGTTGTCTCGGGGCCGGGCGGCTCTCGCCGCGGAACTCTCTCTCGCCGAGGACATGAACGGAGGTGCGCTGTGA
- a CDS encoding NADH-quinone oxidoreductase subunit C: MTPEEVGDRMVSLLATDQLPLNATAGISGGGPGHARAVIDVPPGRWWFAAELARDPGAVGCDFFDWLSAVDELDDGFTLVAHLWSVRRKHGMLLRSRVPRDAPEIESLVDLYPGADWHERETHEMFGIAFARHPDLRPLLLPPEFEGHPLRKEFVLASRVAKPWPGAKEPGESEAGAAKRAPMRPPGVPDPNEWGPMKGKVPPPERPARPERPARPERPARPARPPREES; the protein is encoded by the coding sequence ATGACGCCAGAAGAGGTCGGGGACCGCATGGTCAGCCTGCTGGCGACCGACCAGCTTCCGCTCAACGCCACGGCCGGGATCTCCGGCGGCGGCCCCGGGCACGCCCGCGCGGTGATCGACGTGCCACCCGGCCGCTGGTGGTTCGCCGCCGAGCTGGCCCGCGACCCGGGTGCGGTCGGCTGCGATTTCTTCGACTGGCTCTCCGCCGTGGACGAGCTCGACGACGGCTTCACCCTGGTCGCCCACCTCTGGTCGGTGCGGCGCAAGCACGGCATGCTGCTGCGTTCCCGGGTCCCGCGGGACGCGCCGGAGATCGAGTCGCTGGTGGACCTCTACCCCGGCGCGGACTGGCACGAGCGGGAGACGCACGAGATGTTCGGCATCGCGTTCGCCCGCCACCCGGACCTGCGTCCGCTGCTGCTGCCGCCGGAGTTCGAGGGGCATCCGCTGCGCAAGGAGTTCGTGCTGGCGTCCCGGGTCGCGAAGCCGTGGCCGGGCGCGAAGGAGCCGGGCGAGTCGGAGGCCGGCGCCGCGAAACGCGCCCCGATGCGCCCGCCCGGCGTCCCCGACCCGAACGAGTGGGGCCCGATGAAGGGCAAGGTGCCGCCGCCCGAACGACCGGCCCGCCCCGAACGACCGGCCCGCCCCGAACGACCGGCCCGACCGGCTCGCCCGCCGCGGGAGGAGAGCTGA
- a CDS encoding complex I subunit 1 family protein → MPLWLDLLIRVVAVMAAFLVLPLVVGQAEHKVMAHMQGRVGPMYAGAFHGWAQLVADGVKFVQKEDVTPRDADRAVFRLAPIVALFPYLVVLLTIPLGPGGLVAQSLDIGLFLVLAVLGIGVLAVLMSAWSSANKYSLLGGVRGAAQLLGYELPLVLAAASVAMAAGTLSLPGIVEAWRPWWLIWQAPAALVFFVAGLAEIRRPPFDMPIADSELVFGYMTEYTGLRFAFFLLAEYVGIVVIAALTTVLFLGGWHGPFSDQLGWLWTLLKIFALSFVIIWLRVSYPRLREDQLQRLCWLILVPTALAQLVLTVAVKALT, encoded by the coding sequence ATGCCGCTCTGGCTCGACCTCCTGATCCGGGTCGTCGCCGTGATGGCCGCGTTCCTGGTCCTGCCGCTCGTCGTCGGCCAGGCCGAGCACAAGGTGATGGCGCACATGCAGGGCCGGGTCGGCCCGATGTACGCGGGCGCCTTCCACGGCTGGGCCCAGCTCGTCGCGGACGGCGTCAAATTCGTGCAGAAGGAGGACGTCACCCCGAGGGACGCGGACCGTGCCGTCTTCCGGCTCGCCCCGATCGTGGCGCTCTTCCCGTACCTCGTGGTGCTCTTGACCATCCCGCTCGGACCCGGCGGCCTGGTCGCCCAGAGCTTGGACATCGGGTTGTTCCTGGTCCTGGCGGTCCTGGGGATCGGCGTGCTGGCCGTGCTGATGTCGGCGTGGAGCTCGGCGAACAAGTACAGCCTGCTCGGCGGCGTCCGGGGCGCGGCCCAGCTGCTCGGTTACGAGCTCCCGCTGGTCCTGGCGGCGGCGAGCGTCGCGATGGCGGCCGGCACGCTGAGCCTGCCCGGCATCGTCGAGGCGTGGCGCCCGTGGTGGCTGATCTGGCAGGCCCCGGCCGCGCTGGTCTTCTTCGTGGCCGGTCTCGCCGAGATCCGCCGCCCGCCGTTCGACATGCCGATCGCCGACTCCGAGCTGGTCTTCGGCTACATGACCGAGTACACCGGACTGCGCTTCGCGTTCTTCTTGCTCGCCGAGTACGTCGGGATCGTCGTCATCGCGGCCCTGACCACCGTGTTGTTCCTCGGCGGCTGGCACGGCCCGTTCTCCGACCAGCTGGGCTGGCTCTGGACCCTGCTGAAGATCTTCGCCCTGTCCTTCGTGATCATCTGGCTGCGAGTGAGTTACCCGCGCCTGCGCGAGGACCAGCTGCAGCGCCTCTGCTGGCTGATCCTGGTCCCGACCGCCCTGGCCCAGCTAGTCCTGACCGTCGCCGTGAAGGCCCTCACCTGA
- a CDS encoding Uma2 family endonuclease, translated as MTAAIESSHARGWTVEDLENLPDDGVRRELLDGVLLVSPSPTDIHQIIAMRLGVALEESCPDHLQVTQGVEIRLSSTRAFIPDVQVATDEAARRRGRFYTPDEIVLAVEIVSPSSLAMDRVTKPALYASAGIPHYWRIETAGGIVVHAHRLDSDSGVYRPVEIFDARIRTLEPWPIDIPIKRLTPRHLASGEGLHGDGQD; from the coding sequence ATGACCGCAGCGATCGAGTCGTCGCACGCTCGTGGCTGGACCGTCGAGGATCTCGAAAATCTGCCCGACGACGGCGTTCGCCGCGAGTTGCTCGATGGAGTGCTCCTCGTGTCACCCTCACCCACCGACATCCACCAGATCATCGCCATGCGCCTCGGGGTGGCTCTCGAGGAGAGCTGCCCGGACCATCTCCAGGTCACTCAGGGCGTGGAGATCCGGCTCAGCTCGACCCGGGCCTTCATCCCGGACGTGCAGGTGGCGACGGACGAGGCGGCCCGGCGCCGCGGGCGGTTCTACACGCCGGACGAGATCGTGCTCGCCGTCGAGATCGTGTCGCCGAGCTCGCTCGCCATGGACCGCGTGACCAAACCGGCGCTCTACGCCTCCGCGGGGATCCCCCACTACTGGCGGATCGAGACGGCCGGTGGCATCGTCGTGCACGCGCACCGACTGGACTCGGATTCCGGCGTCTACCGGCCGGTCGAGATCTTCGACGCCCGGATCCGCACCCTGGAGCCGTGGCCGATCGACATCCCGATCAAGCGGCTGACGCCCCGCCACCTGGCCTCAGGTGAGGGCCTTCACGGCGACGGTCAGGACTAG
- a CDS encoding NADH-quinone oxidoreductase subunit I yields MTDNGDRDVPGKGLLDGLAVTFKTMTKRSTTQQYPDVEPDLPPRSRGVIALSEENCTVCMLCARECPDWCIYIDSHKEEVVVPGAARARQRNVLDRFDIDFALCMYCGICIEVCPFDALHWTPEFEYAETDVLSLLHDKDRLGEWMRTVPPPPAHDVLGEPSKEEATAARKAAGPGAATAAKTARPSVVRAKPATTASETPPAATPGTVPPATGPEEDRQ; encoded by the coding sequence GTGACTGATAACGGCGACCGCGACGTTCCCGGCAAGGGGCTGCTCGACGGGCTCGCGGTCACCTTCAAGACGATGACCAAGCGGTCCACCACCCAGCAGTACCCGGATGTCGAGCCCGATCTCCCGCCCCGTTCGCGCGGTGTGATCGCACTGTCCGAGGAGAACTGCACGGTCTGCATGCTCTGTGCCCGGGAGTGCCCGGACTGGTGCATCTACATCGACTCGCACAAGGAGGAGGTCGTCGTACCGGGGGCCGCGCGGGCGCGTCAGCGCAACGTGCTGGACCGGTTCGACATCGACTTCGCGCTCTGCATGTACTGCGGCATCTGCATCGAGGTCTGCCCGTTCGACGCGCTGCACTGGACGCCCGAGTTCGAATACGCCGAGACCGACGTCCTCTCCCTGCTGCACGACAAGGACCGGCTGGGCGAATGGATGCGCACGGTGCCTCCGCCGCCGGCTCACGACGTGCTCGGCGAGCCGAGCAAGGAGGAGGCCACGGCGGCGCGCAAGGCGGCAGGTCCGGGTGCGGCGACTGCCGCCAAGACCGCAAGACCTTCCGTCGTACGGGCGAAGCCCGCCACGACCGCATCGGAAACGCCCCCGGCGGCGACGCCGGGAACCGTCCCGCCCGCCACCGGCCCTGAGGAGGACCGGCAGTGA
- a CDS encoding NADH-quinone oxidoreductase subunit J, which translates to MTVADVLLLALGALAVGSGALVVTSGHVVRAGLYLVVSLGAIAGLYLVLGAELVAWVQVLVYVGAVVVLLLFAVMLTRAPIGPSTDLDRPAAPAALIGGGAGLGLATLFVDAFHWVRYPAPPPETAERVGERIFGAWVLPFEVLSILLLSALVGAIILSRPDLGARKEEDA; encoded by the coding sequence GTGACCGTCGCTGACGTCCTGCTGCTGGCGCTCGGCGCGCTCGCCGTCGGTTCCGGGGCTCTCGTCGTCACCAGCGGGCACGTGGTCCGCGCCGGCCTCTACCTGGTGGTCAGCCTCGGTGCGATCGCCGGCCTCTACCTGGTCCTCGGCGCCGAGCTGGTCGCCTGGGTGCAGGTGCTGGTCTACGTGGGCGCGGTCGTGGTGCTGCTGCTCTTCGCGGTGATGCTGACCCGCGCGCCGATCGGCCCGTCGACCGATCTTGATCGGCCCGCGGCCCCGGCCGCCCTGATCGGCGGTGGCGCCGGCCTGGGCCTGGCCACCCTCTTCGTCGACGCGTTCCACTGGGTGCGCTACCCGGCCCCGCCCCCGGAGACCGCCGAGCGGGTCGGTGAGCGGATCTTCGGCGCCTGGGTGCTGCCGTTCGAGGTGCTCTCGATCCTGCTGCTCTCCGCGCTGGTGGGAGCGATCATCCTGTCCCGTCCGGACCTGGGCGCCAGAAAGGAGGAGGACGCCTGA
- the nuoK gene encoding NADH-quinone oxidoreductase subunit NuoK yields MHVVIPYVVGALLFGLGVYGVLRRRNAILVLMAVELMLNAVNLILVTADVSLRSALQGVTIESWSRPGAADPGTGGVFALFVIVLAAAEVGVGLAIILQFYRMRRAVITDEVRLDADEERVAG; encoded by the coding sequence ATGCACGTCGTCATCCCGTACGTGGTGGGCGCTCTCCTCTTCGGGCTGGGCGTCTACGGCGTGCTGCGCCGGCGGAACGCGATCCTGGTCCTGATGGCCGTCGAGCTGATGCTCAACGCGGTGAACCTGATCCTGGTGACCGCCGACGTCTCGCTGCGATCGGCCCTGCAGGGCGTCACGATCGAGTCGTGGTCCCGCCCCGGCGCGGCCGACCCCGGAACCGGCGGCGTCTTCGCGCTCTTCGTGATCGTGCTGGCCGCCGCCGAGGTGGGTGTCGGGCTCGCGATCATCCTGCAGTTCTACCGGATGCGCCGCGCCGTGATCACCGATGAGGTGCGGTTGGACGCCGACGAGGAACGGGTGGCCGGGTGA
- a CDS encoding NADH-quinone oxidoreductase subunit L codes for MSVDVAGPLLPLVPLLAGLLGLLLPPGDGTGPRRRLAAGIGVTGAALALILAIRLLFHDREPFETGLEIAHFGDFAVGFGVAINPAVVYVAMAVSLVALLVQIYSVTYLHDDPRYAPYAAQVSLFTGAMLLVVTSNDLIVLLVGWEVMGACSYLLIGHDRRLPEAPAAAVKAFLVTRVGDVGFLLGIAVLITQAGSTHLDQVLHTPYDATTLTVALLLILAGVAGKSAQFPLHTWLPDAMAGPTPISALIHAATMVAAGVYVVFRLYPLFEQSPAALATLGVMAAITILLGALAATAQDDLKRVLAWSTVSQIGYMTAALAVGSPAAALFHLLTHAAFKALLFLAAGAVIHAVGTNYLSRMGGLRSSMPVTFWSFVIGLAALAGVPPLAGFWSKETVLTAAAHATEGGEPIPAWAGWVVWLAALLAVGITAWYATRLLLRAFFGVSRAYGPDGPDWEIGFDDARYRAPAVPHDPPWLMRGPLLILLVPAALLGLAAYAPGFRTSLELEDPHLGVAVALPMLLLAAGAGAAWWIWWAVPGVDPALALGPARPLFAAGFHLDAVQHRFVVVPVRALARYVTAADERVVDAAVEGAGAGTRRLGGELAEAHRVAVLPVAAVLVLLGALVLGIVAWLGVPA; via the coding sequence GTGAGCGTCGACGTCGCCGGGCCGCTGCTTCCGCTCGTACCCCTGCTCGCCGGCCTGCTCGGTCTCCTGCTGCCGCCGGGCGACGGCACCGGACCACGCCGGAGGCTCGCGGCCGGAATCGGCGTCACCGGGGCCGCGCTGGCTCTGATCCTCGCGATCAGGCTGCTGTTCCACGACCGTGAACCCTTCGAGACCGGCCTGGAGATCGCCCACTTCGGCGACTTCGCGGTCGGTTTCGGCGTCGCGATCAACCCGGCCGTGGTCTACGTCGCGATGGCGGTGAGCCTGGTGGCGCTGCTCGTGCAGATCTACTCGGTCACCTACCTGCACGACGATCCGCGGTACGCGCCCTACGCCGCCCAGGTCAGCCTCTTCACCGGCGCGATGCTGCTGGTGGTGACGTCGAACGACCTGATCGTGCTGCTGGTCGGCTGGGAGGTGATGGGCGCCTGCTCCTACCTGCTGATCGGTCACGACCGGCGGCTGCCGGAAGCGCCCGCCGCGGCGGTGAAGGCGTTCCTGGTCACCCGGGTGGGTGACGTCGGCTTCCTGCTCGGCATCGCCGTGCTGATCACGCAGGCCGGCAGCACCCACCTCGACCAGGTGCTCCACACGCCGTACGACGCCACGACGCTGACCGTCGCGCTGCTGCTGATCCTGGCGGGCGTCGCCGGCAAGAGCGCGCAGTTCCCGCTGCACACCTGGCTGCCGGACGCGATGGCCGGTCCGACCCCGATCTCAGCGCTGATCCACGCCGCCACGATGGTCGCGGCCGGCGTCTACGTGGTCTTCCGGCTCTACCCGCTCTTCGAGCAGTCGCCCGCCGCGCTCGCGACGCTCGGTGTGATGGCCGCGATCACGATCCTGCTCGGCGCGCTCGCGGCCACCGCACAGGACGACCTGAAACGCGTGCTGGCCTGGTCGACCGTCTCGCAGATCGGCTACATGACCGCGGCCCTCGCCGTCGGCTCGCCCGCCGCCGCGCTGTTCCACCTGCTCACCCACGCGGCCTTCAAGGCGCTGCTCTTCCTCGCGGCCGGCGCGGTCATCCACGCGGTCGGCACGAACTACCTGTCCCGGATGGGTGGTCTGCGGTCGTCCATGCCGGTGACGTTCTGGTCGTTCGTGATCGGCCTGGCCGCCCTGGCCGGGGTGCCGCCGCTGGCCGGCTTCTGGTCGAAGGAGACGGTGCTGACCGCTGCCGCCCACGCGACCGAGGGCGGCGAACCGATCCCGGCCTGGGCCGGGTGGGTGGTCTGGCTGGCCGCGCTCCTCGCGGTCGGGATCACCGCCTGGTACGCCACGCGCCTGCTGCTCAGGGCCTTCTTCGGCGTATCCCGGGCCTACGGTCCGGACGGCCCGGACTGGGAGATCGGTTTCGACGACGCGCGCTACCGGGCCCCGGCCGTGCCGCACGACCCGCCGTGGCTGATGCGCGGCCCGCTGCTGATCCTGCTGGTACCGGCCGCGCTCCTCGGACTCGCCGCGTACGCCCCCGGCTTCCGCACCTCACTCGAACTCGAGGATCCGCACCTCGGCGTGGCGGTCGCCCTGCCGATGCTGCTGCTCGCCGCGGGCGCCGGCGCCGCCTGGTGGATCTGGTGGGCGGTCCCCGGCGTCGACCCGGCCCTCGCGCTCGGCCCGGCCCGGCCGCTCTTCGCCGCCGGGTTCCACCTCGACGCCGTCCAGCACCGGTTCGTGGTCGTGCCGGTGCGGGCCCTCGCCCGATACGTCACCGCCGCCGACGAACGAGTCGTGGACGCCGCGGTCGAGGGCGCCGGCGCCGGCACCCGCCGCCTCGGCGGTGAGCTGGCCGAAGCACACCGGGTCGCGGTGCTGCCGGTCGCCGCGGTCCTGGTCCTGCTGGGCGCCCTGGTGCTCGGCATCGTCGCGTGGCTGGGAGTGCCGGCATGA
- a CDS encoding NuoM family protein, whose product MTVSTDSWSFLLALMLAVPALGAAAVALMPAGRDRQARIVASVFAAATFVLTVTPIAFSGDRLWATYGNEPPGVIPWLNLDVPWVPALGVDFHLGVDAISYPLVVLTGLLTLLCCLYTIKTGARALAALLLVLEVGVLGTFLALDLILFFVFFEVVLLPMYAIIAGWGGPSRRAAARKFVLYTLLGSVLLLLAVVTVVSQAGTGDLSYLSAVSPLSRNVQCFVFALFAVAFAIKAPLWPLHTWLPDAHTEAPTVGSVMLAGVLLKMGTYGLIRIGLGVTPDGAAWASPVLGALAVVAILAGSLICLRQRELKRLIAYSSVGHMGFVLLGIATLTVTGIQAALIGNIAHGLITGLLFFLVGTVKERTGTGSLEQLSGLREQSPRLAGLLGFAAIASLGLPGLAGFWGEAFAVVAAVQAGGWFWILCGVLAACGGALTAAYFLRLLRRVTHGPATPAVRTARSSISPGEWASWAPLVLLTLAVGVAPALVLAGTDVPIAAILGLEAARG is encoded by the coding sequence ATGACCGTGTCCACCGATTCCTGGTCGTTCCTGCTCGCGCTGATGCTCGCCGTACCGGCTCTCGGCGCCGCGGCGGTCGCGCTCATGCCGGCGGGCCGGGACCGGCAGGCCCGCATCGTCGCGTCGGTCTTCGCCGCCGCGACGTTCGTGCTGACGGTGACGCCGATCGCCTTCTCCGGTGATCGCCTCTGGGCCACCTACGGGAACGAGCCGCCCGGCGTGATCCCGTGGCTGAATCTCGACGTGCCGTGGGTCCCGGCCCTCGGTGTGGACTTCCACCTCGGCGTCGACGCGATCTCGTATCCGCTGGTCGTGCTGACCGGGCTGCTCACACTGCTCTGCTGCCTCTACACGATCAAGACCGGTGCGCGTGCCCTGGCCGCCCTGCTGCTGGTCCTGGAGGTCGGTGTCCTCGGCACGTTCCTGGCGCTGGACCTGATCCTGTTCTTCGTCTTCTTCGAGGTCGTCCTGCTGCCGATGTACGCGATCATCGCCGGCTGGGGCGGACCCTCACGGAGGGCCGCCGCGCGCAAGTTCGTGCTCTACACGCTGCTCGGATCGGTGCTGTTGCTGTTAGCCGTGGTGACGGTCGTCTCGCAGGCGGGCACGGGAGATCTCTCGTATCTCTCCGCTGTCTCGCCCTTGAGCCGTAATGTGCAGTGCTTCGTCTTCGCCCTCTTCGCCGTCGCCTTCGCGATCAAGGCGCCGCTCTGGCCGCTGCACACCTGGCTGCCCGACGCGCACACCGAGGCACCGACCGTCGGCTCGGTGATGCTCGCCGGGGTGCTGCTGAAGATGGGCACGTACGGCCTGATCCGGATCGGTCTCGGCGTCACCCCGGACGGCGCCGCCTGGGCCTCACCGGTCCTCGGCGCGCTGGCCGTCGTCGCGATCCTCGCCGGTTCCCTGATCTGCCTGCGGCAACGCGAGCTGAAACGACTGATCGCGTACTCGAGCGTCGGCCACATGGGTTTCGTGCTGCTCGGCATCGCGACGCTGACGGTCACCGGCATCCAGGCCGCGCTGATCGGCAACATCGCACACGGCCTCATCACCGGCCTGCTGTTCTTCCTGGTCGGCACGGTCAAGGAGCGCACCGGCACCGGCTCGCTGGAGCAGCTCAGCGGCCTGCGTGAACAGTCACCCCGGCTGGCCGGCCTCCTCGGCTTCGCGGCCATCGCCTCGCTCGGGCTGCCGGGACTCGCCGGTTTCTGGGGGGAGGCGTTCGCGGTGGTCGCCGCCGTACAAGCGGGCGGTTGGTTCTGGATCCTCTGCGGCGTGCTGGCCGCCTGCGGTGGCGCGCTGACGGCCGCCTACTTCCTCCGCCTCCTGCGCAGGGTCACCCACGGCCCGGCGACCCCCGCGGTACGGACGGCCCGCTCGTCGATCAGCCCGGGGGAGTGGGCGTCGTGGGCGCCGCTGGTCCTGCTCACCCTGGCTGTGGGGGTGGCGCCGGCCCTGGTCCTCGCCGGCACCGACGTCCCGATCGCAGCGATCCTCGGTCTGGAGGCCGCTCGTGGGTAG
- a CDS encoding NADH-quinone oxidoreductase subunit N: MGSQPVGHLALLPLYAAAATAILALLADLFTGRRGAVTGVTLLGTLATAAGAIVAAGAEPTFCASGGCSWVPSGAATTTAVLFAGLTAGVLAFSLPALRLGIAPAGEFCFLLACSMTGGVTVAYAGDLITLIVGLETLTLPLYVLVGLRRFAPSERVTTDGAAASVTFFLISVVSTAVALLGVALNYAATGGVHLALLTTAPAPFAPLAGVGAALLVIGLAFKVAAVPLHAWAPATYDGAPVPIAAYLSTASKLGGVIALAAVVSRLDTRGVVAVLAILTMTIGNLVALRQSRMVRLLAWSSVAQAGYILAALALGEPGVVAALAYAVFFVILELIAFGVVVALRAPGQDGGAVADYRGAGRRHPWLGAALVLALAGLAGLPPGLAGLFAKLSVVDALVDADWTWLAGVVVLNAVIALAYYVRVAASLYSLPARVGISVADPVLVDEAVHPRVPVPRPVALTLSVAALIVVILGFAPQLLFDAL; this comes from the coding sequence GTGGGTAGCCAGCCCGTCGGACACCTCGCCCTCCTCCCGCTCTATGCGGCGGCGGCGACGGCGATCCTGGCGCTCCTCGCCGACCTCTTCACCGGGCGCCGGGGCGCCGTCACGGGCGTGACCCTTCTCGGAACGCTCGCCACCGCGGCGGGCGCGATCGTGGCAGCCGGCGCCGAGCCCACCTTCTGCGCGAGCGGCGGCTGCTCCTGGGTGCCGTCGGGCGCGGCGACCACCACGGCGGTCCTCTTCGCCGGACTGACCGCCGGCGTCCTGGCGTTCTCCCTGCCCGCCCTCCGCCTCGGCATCGCCCCGGCCGGCGAATTCTGCTTCCTGCTGGCCTGCTCGATGACCGGTGGCGTGACGGTCGCCTACGCCGGCGACCTGATCACCCTGATCGTCGGGCTGGAGACGCTGACGCTGCCGCTCTACGTGCTCGTCGGACTGCGCCGTTTCGCCCCCTCCGAACGGGTCACCACCGACGGCGCCGCCGCCTCGGTGACGTTCTTCCTGATCAGTGTCGTCTCCACGGCGGTGGCGCTGCTCGGCGTCGCACTCAACTACGCGGCGACGGGCGGCGTACATCTGGCGCTCCTCACCACCGCTCCCGCCCCGTTCGCCCCCCTGGCCGGCGTAGGCGCGGCCCTGCTCGTGATCGGCCTGGCCTTCAAAGTGGCGGCGGTGCCCCTGCACGCGTGGGCGCCCGCCACGTACGACGGCGCTCCGGTGCCGATCGCCGCCTACCTGTCCACCGCGTCGAAACTCGGCGGCGTGATCGCCCTGGCCGCCGTGGTGTCCCGCCTCGACACCCGCGGGGTCGTCGCCGTCCTCGCCATCCTCACGATGACCATCGGCAACCTGGTGGCGCTCCGGCAGTCCCGCATGGTGCGCCTGCTCGCCTGGTCGTCGGTCGCCCAGGCCGGCTACATCCTCGCCGCCCTCGCTCTGGGCGAACCCGGCGTGGTGGCGGCTCTGGCGTACGCCGTCTTCTTCGTCATCCTCGAACTGATCGCCTTCGGCGTGGTGGTGGCGCTGCGAGCCCCCGGCCAGGACGGCGGTGCCGTGGCCGACTACCGGGGAGCGGGCCGCCGCCACCCCTGGCTGGGCGCCGCGCTCGTACTCGCCCTGGCCGGCCTCGCCGGTCTCCCACCCGGTCTGGCAGGCCTGTTCGCGAAACTCTCGGTGGTAGACGCCCTGGTGGACGCGGACTGGACCTGGCTGGCCGGCGTGGTCGTCCTCAACGCCGTGATCGCCCTCGCCTATTACGTCCGGGTGGCGGCAAGCCTCTACTCACTCCCTGCCCGAGTCGGCATCTCCGTAGCCGACCCGGTCCTCGTTGACGAGGCCGTCCACCCGCGCGTGCCGGTGCCCCGCCCGGTCGCGCTGACGTTGTCGGTGGCCGCCCTGATCGTGGTGATCCTGGGCTTCGCACCACAGTTGTTGTTCGACGCCCTGTAG